A region from the Sulfurivermis fontis genome encodes:
- a CDS encoding arsenite methyltransferase, with amino-acid sequence MNPDKHDDIRAAVRESYAQVALQGGGGCRSGDCCAPAPASAVSQGLGYSTEDVSVVPAGANLGLGCGNPQAIAALQPGETVLDLGSGAGFDAFLAARAVGEQGKVIGVDMTPEMIAKARANAQKGGYANVEFRSGHIEQLPVDDSSVDVIISNCVINLSPEKARVFAEAFRVLKPGGRLAISDIVASAELPPEARQDLALYTGCMAGASTIDALEAMMRDAGFGAIAIRPKDESREFIRTWAPGRGIEDYVISATIEARKPGHKTPL; translated from the coding sequence ATGAACCCGGACAAGCACGATGACATCCGCGCCGCCGTGCGCGAAAGCTACGCCCAGGTGGCGTTGCAGGGCGGCGGCGGCTGCCGCAGCGGCGATTGCTGCGCACCGGCACCGGCCTCCGCGGTATCACAGGGGCTCGGCTATTCGACCGAAGATGTGAGCGTCGTTCCCGCCGGCGCCAACCTCGGCCTGGGCTGCGGCAACCCGCAAGCCATCGCCGCGCTGCAACCCGGCGAGACGGTGCTGGACCTCGGCAGCGGCGCCGGCTTCGACGCCTTTCTCGCCGCACGCGCGGTGGGCGAACAGGGCAAGGTGATCGGCGTCGACATGACGCCCGAGATGATCGCCAAGGCGCGCGCCAATGCACAGAAGGGCGGCTACGCCAACGTGGAGTTCCGCAGCGGCCACATCGAGCAGCTGCCGGTGGACGATAGCAGCGTCGACGTGATCATCTCCAACTGCGTCATCAACCTGTCGCCGGAAAAGGCGCGCGTCTTTGCCGAGGCCTTCCGCGTGCTCAAGCCGGGCGGACGGCTCGCCATCTCCGACATCGTTGCCAGCGCCGAACTGCCGCCCGAGGCGCGCCAGGACCTCGCCCTCTACACCGGCTGCATGGCCGGCGCCTCGACCATCGACGCGCTGGAGGCGATGATGCGCGATGCGGGGTTCGGCGCAATCGCCATCCGGCCCAAGGATGAAAGCCGCGAGTTCATCCGTACCTGGGCGCCGGGACGCGGCATCGAGGACTACGTCATCTCCGCCACCATCGAGGCCCGTAAGCCGGGGCACAAGACGCCCCTGTAA
- a CDS encoding sulfurtransferase produces the protein MNTMKRLLSVAALLLGAVSAAHAAKVPGPLVSTDWLQNNLQNVVILDVRSSHDGMQYIPGAVQLPWKQVRVKNQTDKDGEVHDDLLPSKADFEKLMQERGVSNDSAVVIVTPGTDSGEVTWGTRVYWTLKYYGHDNMALLDGGAAKWANEKRQLVPNARNPGKGNFTARAERRELLATTKDVVDALNRGDTQIIDGRDEAQFLGLGHRTYVSAKGHIDGAINLQPYMLVVDAKNGGKSAPFHDAATLKAVAKAKGVALDKPTITYCDSGHLSTGHWFVLSEILGNKKVAVYDGSMHAWTKDPARNKRVVSITGN, from the coding sequence ATGAATACGATGAAACGACTGTTGTCCGTAGCGGCGCTGCTGCTCGGCGCCGTCTCGGCGGCCCATGCGGCCAAAGTCCCTGGCCCGCTGGTCAGCACCGACTGGCTGCAGAACAACCTGCAGAACGTGGTGATCCTCGATGTGCGCAGCAGCCACGACGGCATGCAGTACATTCCCGGCGCGGTGCAGCTGCCGTGGAAGCAGGTGCGCGTGAAGAATCAGACCGACAAGGACGGCGAGGTGCACGACGACCTGCTGCCCTCCAAGGCCGACTTCGAGAAGCTGATGCAGGAGCGCGGCGTCAGCAACGACAGCGCCGTGGTCATCGTCACTCCGGGGACCGATTCCGGCGAAGTGACCTGGGGTACCCGCGTCTACTGGACTCTCAAATATTACGGCCATGACAACATGGCCCTGCTCGACGGCGGCGCCGCCAAATGGGCCAACGAAAAGCGCCAGCTGGTGCCCAACGCCCGCAACCCCGGCAAAGGCAATTTCACCGCCCGCGCCGAGCGCCGCGAACTGCTCGCCACCACCAAGGACGTCGTCGACGCCTTGAACCGCGGCGACACCCAGATCATCGACGGCCGCGACGAAGCGCAGTTCCTCGGCCTCGGCCACCGCACCTACGTCTCCGCCAAGGGCCACATCGACGGCGCCATCAATCTGCAGCCCTACATGCTGGTGGTGGACGCCAAGAACGGCGGCAAGTCCGCGCCGTTCCACGACGCCGCGACATTGAAGGCGGTGGCCAAGGCCAAGGGCGTGGCGCTGGACAAGCCGACCATCACCTACTGCGACAGCGGCCACCTGAGCACCGGCCACTGGTTCGTGCTGTCCGAAATCCTCGGCAACAAAAAGGTGGCGGTCTACGACGGCTCCATGCACGCCTGGACCAAGGATCCCGCGCGCAACAAGCGCGTGGTTTCCATCACCGGCAACTGA
- a CDS encoding nitrite/sulfite reductase produces MIDQAVLDRYQSDVTDFLAGILDAERFAARRLHQGIYAQLQDGYYMLRTKLPAGRLQAQQLIGVAEVVENYCQEGHKVIHLTTRQDIQFHFLRLEDTPAVLRHLARYGITSREASGNTVRNITACPLAGVCPREHTDVNRHVGAAARHFLGHPLTQQLPRKFKIGFSGCGADCALGAINDVALIATLRDGRGGFRLYGFGGLGAKPYAAVEIDPFVPEEHVLPAIEAVLSLHHRHSERSNRSRARIKFLRDRFDLEQLRAMYREELRRCLLQPHMLPAGEWREGSGEVPCRQGVVRGVVAQRQAGLYAVPVSVRLGQLCNRQLRGLAELLAALELPELRTTLNQNLLIPDVPQETRAALQEGLARFGLGVPQSGDDVVNCPGAALCPLAITTSQPLAARIHGGVCDLRIRVNGCQNSCAQSDTADIGLYGVARRHHGTLLPSYVLQLGGSGVVDGAFAGAGPVVPARRVPDAVRRLHDAYSAGRLPAEDFGAYVRRVGPAYFDALLADLTAVEPQDIPLLARDLGVTASFRSGQRGIGECAGSRTDPLLLLDAELVYQRNSRNAFLQEGNFAEARACVAAALRATLAAVEDLPASNGALDDPARHGALLRRRFPQRPEFAVALEAIHADHGDDIAAWVRQADDWIARVRAALVEVRRLPPASVTVS; encoded by the coding sequence ATGATCGACCAGGCAGTGCTCGACCGCTATCAAAGCGACGTGACGGATTTTCTCGCCGGCATTCTCGATGCCGAGCGCTTCGCCGCGCGGCGTCTGCATCAGGGCATCTATGCCCAACTGCAGGATGGCTACTACATGCTGCGCACCAAGCTGCCGGCCGGCCGCCTGCAAGCGCAGCAGTTGATCGGCGTCGCCGAGGTGGTGGAGAACTACTGCCAGGAGGGCCACAAGGTGATCCACCTCACCACGCGCCAGGACATCCAGTTCCATTTCCTGCGGCTGGAGGACACCCCCGCGGTGTTGCGTCACCTGGCGCGCTACGGCATCACCAGCCGTGAGGCCTCGGGCAATACCGTGCGCAACATCACCGCCTGCCCGCTGGCCGGCGTCTGCCCGCGCGAGCACACCGACGTCAATCGTCACGTCGGCGCCGCCGCGCGGCATTTTCTCGGCCACCCGCTGACCCAGCAGTTGCCGCGTAAATTCAAGATCGGTTTCTCCGGCTGCGGTGCCGACTGCGCCTTGGGGGCGATCAACGATGTGGCGCTGATCGCCACCCTCCGCGATGGCCGCGGCGGCTTCCGCCTGTACGGCTTCGGCGGTCTGGGGGCCAAGCCCTACGCGGCGGTGGAGATCGATCCATTCGTGCCGGAGGAACATGTGTTGCCGGCCATCGAGGCGGTGCTGAGCCTGCATCACCGCCACTCCGAGCGCAGCAACCGCTCGCGCGCCCGCATCAAATTCCTGCGTGATCGCTTCGACCTGGAGCAGCTGCGCGCCATGTACCGTGAGGAGCTGCGCCGTTGCCTGTTGCAACCGCACATGCTGCCGGCGGGTGAATGGCGCGAAGGCAGTGGTGAGGTGCCGTGCCGGCAGGGTGTGGTGCGCGGCGTGGTCGCGCAGCGCCAGGCGGGTCTGTACGCCGTGCCGGTGAGCGTGCGCCTGGGGCAGTTGTGCAACCGCCAGTTGCGCGGCCTGGCCGAATTGCTCGCCGCGTTGGAACTGCCCGAGCTGCGCACCACCTTGAACCAGAATCTGCTGATCCCGGACGTGCCGCAGGAAACGCGCGCTGCGCTGCAAGAGGGGCTGGCCCGCTTCGGCCTCGGTGTGCCCCAGTCCGGTGACGATGTCGTCAACTGCCCGGGGGCTGCGCTGTGCCCGCTGGCGATCACCACGTCGCAGCCGCTGGCGGCGCGTATTCACGGCGGTGTGTGCGATCTGCGCATCCGCGTCAACGGCTGCCAGAACAGTTGCGCGCAATCCGATACCGCCGATATCGGCCTGTACGGTGTCGCGCGGCGGCATCACGGCACGCTGCTGCCCAGCTACGTGTTGCAACTGGGCGGCAGTGGTGTGGTGGATGGCGCTTTCGCCGGCGCGGGACCCGTGGTGCCGGCGCGGCGTGTGCCCGACGCGGTGCGGCGGCTGCACGACGCCTATTCCGCTGGGCGTCTGCCGGCAGAGGATTTCGGCGCCTACGTACGGCGCGTCGGGCCGGCATATTTCGACGCATTGCTGGCGGATCTGACGGCGGTAGAGCCACAGGACATCCCGCTGCTGGCGCGTGATCTGGGCGTGACCGCTTCGTTCCGTTCCGGCCAGCGCGGTATCGGCGAATGCGCCGGTTCGCGCACGGATCCGCTGCTGCTGCTGGACGCGGAACTGGTTTATCAGCGCAACAGCCGCAACGCCTTTTTGCAGGAGGGAAATTTCGCCGAGGCGCGCGCCTGCGTCGCGGCCGCCTTGCGCGCGACCCTGGCCGCTGTCGAGGATTTACCGGCCAGTAATGGTGCGTTGGACGATCCGGCACGCCATGGCGCGTTGCTGCGGCGCCGTTTCCCCCAGCGGCCTGAATTCGCCGTGGCCCTGGAAGCGATCCATGCCGACCACGGTGACGACATCGCCGCGTGGGTGCGGCAGGCCGACGACTGGATTGCCCGGGTGCGTGCGGCGCTGGTGGAGGTGCGCAGGTTGCCGCCGGCCAGCGTTACTGTTTCGTGA
- a CDS encoding thioredoxin family protein → MERVDAPARMAACRILTVPAVIVDGVLVYSGGIPTRWQIESWLTIPLTRKLTA, encoded by the coding sequence GTGGAGAGAGTGGACGCCCCTGCCCGCATGGCGGCCTGTCGCATCCTTACCGTTCCCGCTGTCATCGTGGACGGCGTGCTGGTCTATAGCGGAGGCATTCCGACCCGTTGGCAGATCGAGTCATGGCTGACCATACCTCTGACCAGAAAGCTCACCGCCTGA
- a CDS encoding DUF3579 domain-containing protein yields MIDDVTARAARRAPGHAGGGQEEKTAAHNGVLIKGITSAGHVFRPSDWAQRMAAAATVNCGYCGGRGEGRYNPHVRVLYVDGLTCLWVDTVLQEIDAPLHMFIMRFASDNHLKVVEA; encoded by the coding sequence TTGATCGATGACGTTACAGCGCGTGCCGCCCGGCGCGCGCCGGGGCACGCGGGCGGGGGACAGGAAGAGAAAACGGCGGCGCACAACGGTGTGCTGATCAAGGGCATCACCAGCGCGGGGCATGTGTTCCGACCCAGCGACTGGGCGCAGCGCATGGCAGCGGCGGCGACGGTGAATTGCGGCTATTGCGGCGGCCGCGGCGAGGGACGCTACAATCCCCACGTGCGCGTGCTGTACGTGGACGGTTTGACCTGCCTGTGGGTGGATACGGTGTTGCAGGAGATCGATGCGCCGTTGCACATGTTCATCATGCGTTTCGCCAGCGACAACCACCTCAAGGTGGTCGAGGCCTGA
- a CDS encoding EF-hand domain-containing protein: MSGRIIALLLFALLPVTAPFAADTPPPFSVHDTDGDGYISRAEFDAFRARRQAERAAAGRQLRNAPRVLGFDEIDSDHDGRISEAEMNEALQRRSPGQQR; the protein is encoded by the coding sequence ATGAGTGGCCGCATCATTGCGCTGTTGCTGTTTGCCCTGCTGCCGGTGACGGCACCGTTTGCCGCCGACACGCCGCCGCCGTTTTCGGTCCATGACACCGACGGCGACGGCTACATCAGCCGCGCGGAGTTCGATGCCTTCCGTGCGCGCCGCCAGGCGGAGCGCGCCGCCGCGGGACGGCAGCTGCGCAATGCACCGCGCGTGCTCGGCTTCGACGAGATCGACAGCGACCATGACGGGCGCATCAGCGAAGCGGAAATGAACGAGGCACTGCAACGCCGGTCCCCCGGTCAGCAACGCTGA
- a CDS encoding YeeE/YedE thiosulfate transporter family protein produces the protein MCQSLAICNGLAGGRRAGAGSTKPTQVAVWTEVFAWTEKLAPALHLTGCIRSKELRTHANHGDPMELFKKTIDPVTALILIGIANVFMFLVVGAWTVGGGETMMTGLMAQAVLGEQLNRVPFWELVFQPFIGDWRMYLSLGMLSGAFIAAVLSKEFYLRLPRSLSEWVMITVGGLLMGIGIRLAFVCNVSTFFGLSNQMNLGGYLAISGIIAGCYVGSMIYKRILEG, from the coding sequence ATGTGCCAGAGTCTGGCGATTTGCAACGGTCTTGCAGGCGGGCGCCGCGCTGGAGCGGGCAGTACAAAACCGACGCAGGTTGCTGTGTGGACGGAAGTTTTTGCCTGGACAGAGAAACTGGCACCTGCTTTGCACTTGACTGGCTGTATACGGAGCAAAGAACTCCGGACACACGCCAACCACGGAGACCCCATGGAACTGTTCAAGAAGACCATCGATCCCGTCACCGCCCTGATCCTCATCGGCATCGCCAACGTGTTCATGTTTCTCGTCGTCGGTGCATGGACCGTGGGCGGCGGTGAAACCATGATGACCGGCCTGATGGCGCAGGCGGTGCTGGGCGAGCAACTCAACCGCGTGCCGTTCTGGGAGCTGGTGTTCCAGCCCTTCATCGGCGACTGGCGCATGTATCTGAGCCTCGGCATGCTGAGCGGCGCCTTCATCGCGGCGGTGTTGTCCAAGGAGTTCTATCTGCGCCTGCCGCGCAGCCTGTCGGAGTGGGTGATGATCACCGTCGGCGGCCTGCTCATGGGCATCGGCATCCGTCTCGCCTTCGTCTGCAACGTCAGCACCTTCTTCGGCCTGTCCAACCAGATGAACCTGGGCGGCTATCTGGCCATCTCCGGCATCATCGCCGGCTGCTACGTCGGTTCCATGATCTACAAGCGCATCCTGGAGGGTTGA
- a CDS encoding hydrogenase small subunit, whose translation MASPRTPRLSRRAFLKFCAQAAALLALPPGAARLMAAALARTPRLPLVWLSFQECTGCTEALTRSEAPSLERLLFEIISLDYHHTLQAAAGAAAEAARERTLKEHAGRLLLVVDGSVPTALHGACSTIAGESNLSLLGRCLEAAEAVVAVGTCAAFGGLPAAAPNPTGAMGVADLMAQGKVPLRPLVNLPGCPPVPEVISAVLAHRVAFGHLPELDDRARPLALYGETVHERCSRRGHYEAGRFAKQFDDEGARAGWCLYELGCKGITTYNACATRKWNGGTSTPIESGHPCLGCAEPGFWDHGSFYAQPTPAASGATRAEQGRALYEGNCVYCHDADPTRLRTLPDQVAELLRGNSVRAHRFKLGEDDLAALTEYLKEAKP comes from the coding sequence ATGGCCTCGCCTCGCACACCCCGCCTGAGCCGCCGTGCCTTTCTGAAATTTTGCGCCCAGGCCGCCGCCCTGCTGGCGCTGCCGCCGGGCGCCGCCCGGCTGATGGCCGCCGCCCTGGCGCGCACGCCGCGCCTGCCGCTGGTGTGGCTGTCGTTCCAGGAATGCACCGGCTGCACCGAAGCGCTCACCCGCAGCGAGGCGCCGTCCCTGGAACGGCTGCTGTTCGAGATCATCTCCCTCGACTATCACCACACCCTGCAGGCCGCCGCCGGTGCGGCGGCGGAGGCCGCGCGCGAGCGCACTCTGAAAGAACACGCCGGACGCCTGCTGCTGGTGGTCGACGGTTCGGTGCCGACGGCGTTGCACGGCGCCTGTTCCACCATCGCCGGCGAGAGCAACCTGAGCCTGCTCGGCCGCTGCCTGGAGGCGGCCGAGGCGGTGGTGGCGGTGGGAACCTGCGCGGCCTTCGGCGGCCTGCCCGCCGCCGCGCCCAATCCCACCGGCGCCATGGGCGTGGCCGACCTGATGGCGCAGGGCAAGGTGCCGCTGCGGCCGCTGGTGAACCTGCCCGGCTGCCCGCCGGTGCCGGAGGTGATCAGCGCCGTGCTCGCCCATCGGGTCGCCTTCGGCCACCTGCCCGAGCTGGACGATCGCGCGCGGCCGCTGGCGCTGTACGGCGAGACGGTGCACGAACGCTGCTCGCGTCGCGGCCACTACGAGGCGGGCCGCTTCGCCAAGCAGTTCGACGACGAGGGCGCGCGCGCCGGCTGGTGCCTGTACGAACTGGGCTGCAAGGGCATCACCACCTACAACGCCTGCGCCACGCGCAAGTGGAACGGCGGCACCAGTACCCCCATCGAATCCGGCCATCCCTGTCTCGGCTGCGCCGAACCGGGCTTCTGGGATCACGGCAGCTTCTACGCCCAGCCCACACCCGCCGCCAGCGGCGCCACCCGCGCCGAGCAGGGACGCGCCCTGTACGAGGGCAACTGCGTGTATTGCCACGACGCCGACCCCACGCGCCTGCGCACCCTGCCCGATCAGGTGGCGGAGCTACTGCGCGGCAACAGCGTGCGCGCCCATCGCTTCAAACTCGGCGAGGACGATCTCGCCGCACTGACCGAGTACCTGAAGGAGGCCAAGCCATGA